The Phoenix dactylifera cultivar Barhee BC4 chromosome 9, palm_55x_up_171113_PBpolish2nd_filt_p, whole genome shotgun sequence genome window below encodes:
- the LOC103695562 gene encoding transcription factor TCP20-like yields MDPKGSSKLPQEVPRFHQALGLPQSDKRDPTTTTEARDTPERELAAEKEDQRRQLAPKRSSNKDRHTKVDGRGRRIRMPALCAARIFQLTRELGHKSDGETIQWLLQQAEPAIIAATGTGTIPASALAAAAAAAASPMSHPAASAPVGLHQKLDDLGQAPGPRPNWAMLGANLARSHPGLWPPTVSGFNSGFAPSTSSLGSGGDSSYMQRMGLHGLELPGANLGAMSFASLLGGHGQQLPGLELGLSQEGHIGVLSPQALSQFYHQMGQGRGVGGAGSGQLQQNHQQQQTRSAEDDSQGSGQ; encoded by the coding sequence ATGGATCCCAAGGGCTCCTCCAAGTTGCCCCAAGAGGTGCCCAGGTTCCACCAGGCCCTGGGCCTCCCCCAGTCTGACAAGAGGGaccccaccaccaccactgAGGCCAGAGACACTCCCGAGAGAGAGCTCGCCGCCGAGAAGGAGGACCAAAGGCGGCAGCTCGCCCCCAAACGCAGCTCCAACAAGGACCGCCACACCAAGGTCGACGGGCGCGGCCGCCGCATCCGCATGCCCGCCCTCTGCGCCGCCCGCATCTTCCAGCTCACCCGCGAACTCGGCCACAAGTCCGACGGCGAGACCATCCAGTGGCTCCTCCAGCAGGCCGAGCCCGCCATCATCGCCGCCACCGGCACCGGCACCATCCCCGCCTCCGCCctcgccgccgctgccgccgccgccgcctcccccaTGTCCCATCCCGCCGCCTCTGCCCCCGTCGGCCTCCACCAGAAGCTCGACGACCTTGGCCAAGCCCCCGGCCCCCGGCCTAATTGGGCCATGCTTGGCGCCAACCTTGCCCGCTCCCACCCTGGCCTCTGGCCGCCGACCGTCAGCGGGTTCAATTCCGGCTTCGCCCCTTCCACGTCGAGTCTCGGCAGCGGCGGGGACTCGAGCTACATGCAGAGAATGGGCCTGCACGGGCTGGAGTTGCCTGGAGCGAATCTCGGCGCGATGAGCTTCGCATCGTTGCTCGGCGGGCACGGGCAGCAGCTGCCAGGGCTGGAGCTTGGGCTTTCGCAGGAAGGGCACATTGGGGTTCTCAGCCCGCAGGCCTTGAGTCAGTTCTATCACCAGATGGGGCAGGGAAGGGGAGTGGGTGGAGCTGGAAGTGGTCAATTGCAGCAGAACCACCAGCAGCAGCAGACCCGGTCTGCGGAGGATGATTCGCAGGGTTCGGGACAGTAG